The Neurospora crassa OR74A linkage group V, whole genome shotgun sequence sequence TCCATCCCCAGTGGTGAACACAAGGTCAGCGTATCCAGCCTGCGCGTTGGCCGTGACCGTGAGTCTTAGGATGTGGCTCTTGGCAGTGTCATTGAAGATGAGTGTCTTGGGGACTTCCATCTTTGCGACGTTGCAGCCAATCTTCTCGGTTTCGGGACGCAGGAGTTTGTAGGCATAGTCGGCCACCGTCATGGCCATATCGCCATATAGCGTGGACGGGCAAAGCGGCGCACCATTGACCAAGTGACCTGTGACCACCTTCTTGAGGTTCTCCTCATGAAGCTCAGATTCAATCTCAACAATCGCCACATCATCCTTGACCTCTTCTCTGATCACTCGCTGAACTGTCGTGGTAGATAGTCGCGGCTTGCTGGAACCGATCTGCTTCGCCCCTCCCTGGTTTGCGATACGGTTCTTGGTGAGACACCAGTCACCTGTATACTGAAGCCAGTAATTCTTTTCGTCGAAGGAATAACTGGGTAGGTCGAGGAGGCGGACGCATTGGAGGAAGTCGTGGTGATACTCACTGAAGTCGATGTTCAATCCAGCGGAGTGCAACGTGCTAAGAGTAGCAGTGAGAGTTTTGAAGGCCTGAGGATGGTCTGTTCGGCGGAGAGTCGGCACAGCAATGGTCGTGGCACCAAAGGCAGCCTTGACCATGCCCACTGTAATTGCGTGGGGGCCAACCTCGAGCCACACGGTCTTCTCGTCGATGACATTCTTCTCCTGGGCTCTGAAGAGTCCACCTTGGAAGTTGACGGCCTCTCTGGCGTGGTGGCGGAGATAACTAGCATCCACATTGTCGCCTTCACCCAAAACTTCAGCGTGCAGCGGAGAAATGATGGGAACCTTGATGCGCTCGAAAAGAATTGCGGAGGCCAGATTTTCAAAGTCGTCGAGGATGGCGTCGACTTGAGCAGAATGGAACGCGTACGGAACGAGCAATCTCTTGGCCTTTTGGCCAGCAGCATTGAGCTCCTCTTCTAGTTTGGTGATGACATCAGTTGGCCCACTGAGCACCGTCTCACGGTTGCTATTGATACAAGCAACGTTCACGCTGGAGGCCATGCTACCCAACACCTTTTGGACCTCCTTGACTGGAGCTTGAACGGCGAGCATGGCGTGGCTGTTCAGCGTACACTTCTCAACCAGAAGTTTCGCACGAGTGCCGACAAGGTAGATGGTGTCGCTGGCGCTGAGGACGCCAGCAACGTTCAGCGCGGCATACTCACCGAGACTGTGGCCCATTACCACGGCTGGCTTGATCCCCCATGACTCCCAAAGCTTTGCAAGCGCCATCTCAAAGCAGCAAAGACCGAGCTGTGTGATGACGGGTGACAGATTGGTGACATCCTGGGCAGTACCGTCAAtcaagggaaggaaagactCGAAACCGTGAAGGCGAGCAAGACGGTCAAACTCATGAAGGCTCTCCCGGAAAACGGAGTAGTTTTCGTACAGCTCCTTGCCCATGCCGGTGTATTGCGAGCCTTGGCCGGTGAATAAGAAAGCAACCTTTGGCTGCTCAGGGGTAACAGGAACAAAGTTCTCCTTGAGGCGATTCAGGATAGCACTCTGCGCTTCACTCACGCTCGAAGCGGTGACGCTCATGCGCCAGTAGTGTTGGATCTTGCGCGCGGTTGTGGAGTAAGAAATGTCTGCGAGCGACGCATCCGTATGCTTGTTCATCCACTGGGCAAGATTCTCTGCGTTCCGAATCATGGCAGCTTTGGACTTGCCAGTGATGGTGACGAGATGGCAGCTGCGTGGATCGGGCAAAGTTGGTGCGGTCTTGGGGGCATCTTCAACCAGAATGCCAGTGTTACCACCAGCGGCACTGAAGTTGTTGATGAAGACACGCCTGGGCTTGCCATCTCTGCGCTTGAACGGGGTCAAATGGAAGGCGATGTTGACGTTACGGTCAGACAGGTCCTTGGGGAAGGTCTTGTTGATGATCGACCCCTTTTTGATGCCGACGTGGGGAGGGATGGCGTTCTTGTGAAGCATCAAGAGCACCTTGCAAAGGGCAGTGATTCCAGAAGCCGCCTCACCATGGCCGACATTGGCCTTGATGGCACCAAGATAGAGAGGCCTGTCTTGGGGCCTCTTACGCTGCGCTGGTGCAAAGACATTGGTAACAGACACCATTTCGGTGCCGTCTCCTGCTTGAGTGCCCGTCCCGTGCATCTCCACGTAGTCAACATCGTGCGGATCCACACCAGCGTCGTCCAAGATCGCTTGAGAAAGCGTAGACTGAGTTGGCCCGTGGGGATGAGTGATGGAAATAGCATCGGCTGAGTGGTTGGTCGCGGTGCCGAGAACGACGGCGAGAACTCTGTCGTTGTCGGCCTGAGCATCTTCCAATCGCTTGACGACAACCGAAGCGCAGCCATCACCACGGCAGTAGCCGTCGGCTTCATTATCAAAGGTCGCGCAAGGCCCCTTCTTGGACAAGAATTGACCTCTGCTCAGACCCGAAAAGATGTCTGGGTTGGTCATGCAAGACAAGCCGCCCACGATAGCGGTGTCGCAATCGCGAGCCCAGAGAGCAGTACAGGCAACCTGAAGCGCTGCGGCGCTGGAGGAACAGGCAGTATCGATGTTGAGACTAGGGCCACTGAAGCCGAAGTGGTAATTGATACGGCCAGGACCAAAGGCACGGACACCACCGGTGATGAAGTAGGTGTCGACCTCCTGGGCCGCGTTAATCTCACGCCAATCGTCTGACGTCTGCCCGTAGAAGGTACCGATGCGGTCCAGTCGGGTGGAGGGTGTTCGGTTGGGGACGTATCCCGACATCTCCAGTGCTTCGTAGGCTGTTGTCAAGGCCATTCTCTGCATGGGGTCGGTCTGGAAGGCCTCACGGGGCGACATGTTGAAGAAGCGCGGATCAAACAAGCCCGGCTGCTCGATCCAGCAGCCGTACGGAGTGTGACTGGTGTTGATGGCCTTGCCCGTAGGGTCATAGTGCGTCTTGATATCGAACCTGTCGGGCGGCACAAGGCGGTGGACGTCGAGTCCCTTCTCGAGGAGTTCCCAGAGCTTCTCGTGATTGGCGGCATCGGGGAAGCGACCAGCCATGCCCACAATGGCGAGCTTGCACTTGCCACTGGACCCGTGGTTGCCAATTCGGGAAGCAGTTGCTTCGGGGGAGATGGGGGGACAGTCCCGGAACGTGACTTCCAGGTTTGTGTGGGCTTTGATCAGCCCAACGAGAGTGGCGCCGTTCTGGGTAGGACCGAGCGGGAGGATGAGGCAGCTCTTTCCTCCCTTGAAGCTCTTTCCCCTTGCAATACATGCGTCAAGCACCTTGGTAAATCGCAAGGGCTCCATCAAAATCTCGTGAACAATCTGCCTCAGCAGCGACGCCGTCGTGAGTTGCCTGTCGGTGACCCATTCGCCCGAAAAGCACGACATGACGTGGGATCTCGGCTTCGTTCTGTGCAGCGCGTCAATCACCACCTCGTCGTCCAGGCGCAGGATCTCGTCGATCAAGGCAGCATCGTGAAGGTGTGGTGCATGGTAGGGTCCGTAGACGGGGATCGAGGTTACGTTGGTCTTCCCGCCAAAGTTGTGTCCACTGGCGAAGGCCTtcagagaggaaggaggaccCGAAATGGCGACACTCTGGGAGGAGCTGGCACTCATATATAGCCGGTTGACGCGGTTCCAGCCGCTTTTCTTATTGAAATCATGGACCACCTGACTGGCAGCGCCTTCCGAAATATTGGTGAAGATATATGTCCAGCTCTCGGATTTTTCGGCCGTGGGGTATATCTGTTCGGCAACCTTATATACGTGTCGTCCAACCCTGAAAGACATGAGGGTCACTTGGACGGCCAGTGGTACCAATTCTGACAACGATTTCGTGCAGGCGATTGCGGTGGCTGCAAAGAGCCCGGAGCATAGGCCGACAAGGCATGTATTCTCCGGTCTGGCGAGGTCATCGTGATTACTCTCAATATGACTAGAAACGGTGTGAAGGGTTAGCCTGAGCAAAGCGCGAGGCGGACAAGTAGACCACCGCTTACTCTATGTAATGAGCCAATTGTGATATGCACAAAAGGGCACCGTCAATGCCAGGGTGTTTGATGGGCTGTCCATAGTATCTCTCATTGAGTTGCTGTAAATTGAGGAATTCGGGTAGTTTCGAACGCTCTGTCCTGGGAAGCTGATCTATCTCGCGTCGGATTGCATAGCCAACCTGATCCAAGTACGCTTTTGCAAGAGTGCCTTTCTTGGGTTTGAGGAAGGCGCTTGCGAGGAAAGCGTGCGTGTCAAGGGACTGGTCCCCAAAGAGGTAGAATGCCAGTGACTGATCTGGCTGGACAGAAGACATTGTGCGCGTCTCTTTCGTCAGGTTCTTCTCGGCCGTATGCTATGATGTTGTCGGGATTTATGCAGAATATATAGAACAATGCTCGAAAGGAAGAACGATGCCTCGAGGTAGTGCTGTAATAAGGGCAATGATGTAGCATGAAAGGGATAGGGCAGACTTTTAAACAGACTGAGGGATAAGGGTGGGCAAAAGATGGGGGAGGGGCGACAGGAGTCGGATCTCTAATACGGAATGCAAATGTATGTAGAGCAAATGCACACAAAACACACCACCGTGGTATGAGATAACAGCTGCCCCATGCCTATAGTTACGTAGATTGGTCCTAGCCGGTGGGCGGGCTGCTTGTCTGAGCTTATTCTGGGTGACCATGTAGGCCTTGGCGGGGGATTTAGATACACAAGCTCGGCAAAGATACCCAAGACATTGTTTTGTGTATCCTCATTCCGTCAGGATTACCGATAGACCATTTGAGTTTGATCTGTGGGGGAGCTTTTAGCATCCCTCAGAGTTATCTTGAAGACCTGGCGATGCTCCGTCGTGTAAGACTACCTGCCTTCGTCCATCAGGGAACTCACTCCGCTCCTGCACAGGGCTACATCTGCTTCAAGCCTGATCCTCGAGATATTAAACAACTACCGTGGGAAACTTCTCCCTCTGTACCGCTTTGCACCCTAGGTACATTGTCAGACGCGGACTTCCCCAACCCCTCCTAAAACAGCCGCCCATACAAATCGGCTCGTGGTGCTTACGGTTAATCGTATAGGGGTTAGCCACACGGACATCCGGTACGGAACATGTTGTTCTCAGTTGTGACACCAGAAACGGATGATGGCACAAAGCTTCAGACCCGGTAGAGGTGATGATTTATGGCAAGGATCGATGTCGTGAGGTTCTCGTGCCCTTGTGTAAATATAGACAGGGCGTAACATCGAGCATCGTCCTGGAGCGTTGTGGGTACCACACCATCCAAGACGGGAATGATTGGGTGTCTGGCTCAAGGTGTTCGGATGGACGAGATGTTATAGGTCAGAAGCACCCCTGCCTTAGCTCAATATGGTAAGGCCACAGGGGTCTTGGACTTTTATTGAACACCTGCTCCCGCGCTCCCccgttctctctctcctcctcccttcatCGGTGAGTGAAAGCCACTATCGTACAACTCCCTCTGGATGAACGTACCTACACTGACCTGATCAGCTGCCAGGGACGTAGCAAGCAACATCTTTTAAGGGATCTTATCTTTCACACCATAAGTCCGTATGCTTGTGGCACGTCAA is a genomic window containing:
- the per-1 gene encoding polyketide synthase; amino-acid sequence: MSSVQPDQSLAFYLFGDQSLDTHAFLASAFLKPKKGTLAKAYLDQVGYAIRREIDQLPRTERSKLPEFLNLQQLNERYYGQPIKHPGIDGALLCISQLAHYIDHIESNHDDLARPENTCLVGLCSGLFAATAIACTKSLSELVPLAVQVTLMSFRVGRHVYKVAEQIYPTAEKSESWTYIFTNISEGAASQVVHDFNKKSGWNRVNRLYMSASSSQSVAISGPPSSLKAFASGHNFGGKTNVTSIPVYGPYHAPHLHDAALIDEILRLDDEVVIDALHRTKPRSHVMSCFSGEWVTDRQLTTASLLRQIVHEILMEPLRFTKVLDACIARGKSFKGGKSCLILPLGPTQNGATLVGLIKAHTNLEVTFRDCPPISPEATASRIGNHGSSGKCKLAIVGMAGRFPDAANHEKLWELLEKGLDVHRLVPPDRFDIKTHYDPTGKAINTSHTPYGCWIEQPGLFDPRFFNMSPREAFQTDPMQRMALTTAYEALEMSGYVPNRTPSTRLDRIGTFYGQTSDDWREINAAQEVDTYFITGGVRAFGPGRINYHFGFSGPSLNIDTACSSSAAALQVACTALWARDCDTAIVGGLSCMTNPDIFSGLSRGQFLSKKGPCATFDNEADGYCRGDGCASVVVKRLEDAQADNDRVLAVVLGTATNHSADAISITHPHGPTQSTLSQAILDDAGVDPHDVDYVEMHGTGTQAGDGTEMVSVTNVFAPAQRKRPQDRPLYLGAIKANVGHGEAASGITALCKVLLMLHKNAIPPHVGIKKGSIINKTFPKDLSDRNVNIAFHLTPFKRRDGKPRRVFINNFSAAGGNTGILVEDAPKTAPTLPDPRSCHLVTITGKSKAAMIRNAENLAQWMNKHTDASLADISYSTTARKIQHYWRMSVTASSVSEAQSAILNRLKENFVPVTPEQPKVAFLFTGQGSQYTGMGKELYENYSVFRESLHEFDRLARLHGFESFLPLIDGTAQDVTNLSPVITQLGLCCFEMALAKLWESWGIKPAVVMGHSLGEYAALNVAGVLSASDTIYLVGTRAKLLVEKCTLNSHAMLAVQAPVKEVQKVLGSMASSVNVACINSNRETVLSGPTDVITKLEEELNAAGQKAKRLLVPYAFHSAQVDAILDDFENLASAILFERIKVPIISPLHAEVLGEGDNVDASYLRHHAREAVNFQGGLFRAQEKNVIDEKTVWLEVGPHAITVGMVKAAFGATTIAVPTLRRTDHPQAFKTLTATLSTLHSAGLNIDFSEYHHDFLQCVRLLDLPSYSFDEKNYWLQYTGDWCLTKNRIANQGGAKQIGSSKPRLSTTTVQRVIREEVKDDVAIVEIESELHEENLKKVVTGHLVNGAPLCPSTLYGDMAMTVADYAYKLLRPETEKIGCNVAKMEVPKTLIFNDTAKSHILRLTVTANAQAGYADLVFTTGDGPKKTEHATCKVYYGDLEDWQHEFDKMAYLIKTRIDSLKQQEQRGEASKIGRGLAYKLFGALVDYNRRYQGMEEVILDSETCEATARIRFQTTENDGEFYFSPYNIDSLCHISGFIINGTDAVDSREQVFISHGWGSMRFTEIPDRKKEYRSYIRMQPVRGSKMFSGDAYVFDGERVIGIAGDIRFAAIPRKVLNMLLPPRGAAAAAMGSRAPAPVRAAPPPAPTANSASAGKKKKKETVTPDTIGRVNQKLKGGVVAQVLDILAREVGCSHDELADNIAFTDLGVDSLMSLTVSGKIREELDLDIPSGAFVDHPTIGALKGHLAQYEKAGANEPISSSASDGSSDDESPELDSESNVTTPLDESEANSVKGEGSRIESGGGEKNNNEFQSLVRNTISQEMGVDIEEIQAAPDLASLGMDSLMSLAILGTLREKMHMDISSDLFVTNPSLKDVERALGISDAPKKAASKPTSRPAKSKSQEPSPTNNSSSASSVRKEHPRIGLEEPCPPKPPRPTRIVDDYPNRKATSTLLSGSLKTATKQLFMVPDGSGSATSYTEISNVGGQWAVWGLFSPFMRTPDEYNCGVYGMAAKFIEEMKRRQPKGPYSLAGWSAGGVIAYEIVSQLVKAGDEVENLIIIDAPCPVTIEPLPQGLHAWFASIGLLGEGGDEKKIPEWLLPHFAASVTALSNYDAEPIPKEKCPKVTAIWCEDGVCKLPTDPRPEPYPKGHALFLLDNRSDFGPNRWDEYLDVNKMTFRHMPGNHFSMMKDDLAKQLGSFLREALT